One window of Pseudomonas urmiensis genomic DNA carries:
- a CDS encoding putative bifunctional diguanylate cyclase/phosphodiesterase: MDDIYRAAVDAAAIFSETDLRGRITYVNEQFCSISGYSREELLGANHRILNSGLHEPEFFLEMWRALVAGRVWKGEICNRAKDGSLYWVDSTMVPLIDPQSGKVHKYVSIRFDVTEKRQLLHTLQWRVGHDVLTGLPNRAYLSDLLNQALAFSRREEIPLAVCMLDLDGFKAVNDGYGHAAGDLLLMEVAQRLQGILRAGDSVARLSGDEFVLILRHIDGSAPLHAALQRILHTLAAPYLIRERSLSLSASIGVTLFPQDDEDADTLVRHADQAMYVAKQRGRNRYHLFDVSQEQEQKATHQTVARVRQALHQSELCLHYQPKVNMRTGQVLGFEALLRWMHPAKGPVPPGAFLPLVEQTDLIVEIGEWVIDQALAQLQGWQRQGHRWSVSVNIAARHLQRSDFVQRLQDALSRHAEVDPKQLDLEIVESVAIENIHHVSRCLEACQALGVRFSLDDFGTGYSSLNYLKRLPTQTIKIDKSFVRDILHDHDDLALTGAVIGLARAFDREVIAEGVESVEHGRLLMELGCELAQGYCIARPMPAGEVVGWVAGYLQPAQWLTPVAPCS, encoded by the coding sequence ATGGATGATATCTATCGCGCGGCTGTGGACGCGGCCGCGATCTTTTCCGAAACCGACCTGCGCGGGCGGATTACCTACGTCAACGAGCAGTTCTGCAGCATCTCCGGCTATAGCCGCGAGGAGCTGCTGGGCGCCAACCATCGCATCCTCAACTCGGGCTTGCACGAGCCGGAGTTCTTCCTTGAAATGTGGCGAGCGCTGGTCGCTGGCCGGGTGTGGAAAGGCGAAATCTGCAACCGCGCCAAGGACGGCTCGTTGTATTGGGTCGACAGCACCATGGTGCCGCTGATCGATCCGCAGTCGGGCAAGGTGCACAAATATGTGTCGATCCGCTTCGACGTCACCGAGAAGCGTCAGTTGCTGCACACCTTGCAGTGGCGGGTGGGCCACGATGTGCTGACCGGCCTGCCCAACCGCGCTTATCTCTCCGACCTGCTCAACCAGGCGTTGGCCTTTTCCCGCCGCGAGGAAATCCCGCTGGCGGTGTGCATGCTCGACCTGGATGGCTTCAAGGCGGTCAACGATGGCTACGGGCATGCCGCCGGTGACCTGCTGCTGATGGAGGTCGCCCAGCGCTTGCAGGGCATTTTGCGCGCAGGTGACTCGGTGGCGCGGCTATCGGGCGATGAGTTTGTGCTGATCTTGCGTCACATCGATGGCAGTGCGCCGCTGCATGCGGCGTTGCAGCGCATTCTGCACACGTTGGCCGCGCCGTATCTGATTCGTGAGCGCAGCCTGTCGCTGAGCGCCAGCATCGGCGTCACCCTGTTCCCGCAGGACGACGAGGACGCCGATACCTTGGTGCGCCACGCCGACCAGGCCATGTACGTGGCCAAGCAGCGAGGGCGCAACCGTTATCACCTGTTCGATGTGTCCCAGGAGCAGGAGCAGAAGGCCACCCACCAGACCGTGGCGCGGGTTCGCCAGGCCCTGCATCAGAGCGAGCTGTGCCTGCACTATCAGCCGAAGGTCAACATGCGTACGGGCCAGGTGTTGGGGTTCGAGGCGTTGCTGCGCTGGATGCACCCGGCCAAGGGGCCGGTGCCACCCGGAGCATTCTTGCCTTTAGTGGAGCAAACCGACCTGATCGTCGAGATCGGCGAATGGGTCATCGACCAGGCCTTGGCCCAACTGCAAGGCTGGCAACGCCAGGGCCATCGCTGGTCAGTCAGCGTCAACATCGCCGCCCGCCACCTGCAACGCAGCGACTTCGTCCAACGCCTGCAAGACGCACTTTCCCGCCATGCCGAGGTCGACCCCAAGCAGCTCGACCTGGAAATCGTCGAGTCCGTCGCCATCGAGAACATCCACCATGTCAGCCGTTGCCTGGAGGCTTGCCAAGCCCTGGGTGTGCGCTTCTCGCTGGATGACTTCGGCACTGGCTATTCGTCGCTCAATTACCTCAAGCGCCTACCGACCCAGACCATCAAGATCGACAAATCATTTGTGCGCGACATCCTCCATGACCACGACGACCTGGCCTTGACCGGCGCGGTCATCGGCCTGGCCCGTGCGTTCGATCGTGAGGTGATCGCCGAGGGCGTGGAGAGTGTCGAGCATGGCCGGCTGCTGATGGAGCTGGGTTGTGAACTGGCCCAGGGCTATTGCATCGCCCGGCCCATGCCGGCGGGCGAAGTGGTGGGTTGGGTGGCCGGCTACCTGCAGCCGGCGCAGTGGCTCACACCTGTGGCGCCGTGCTCTTGA
- a CDS encoding methyl-accepting chemotaxis protein codes for MALPVAAGALAVAANQLWPGLTGQGLTLALFVSYGVWANGGVGRQLRRIVNGAEGTFADPIVALTYSDLPGAAGQLELILIGEEARLKTALTRLSDLAGQMAVAAGDAGRLSRSTEEALLEQRAETDLSATALTQMAASIAEVANHVQLTAGEAHTAHQLAEQGSQVADASGTAIRDLAGTVDQINQAVTELAGQTDNIAEAAGMIRAIAEQTNLLALNAAIEAARAGEQGRGFAVVADEVRALADKTRQSTLHIQTIIDGLRGGAEQAVAIASRGIAGAEQGVARVLEAQQALDGIRQAVQRISDMGQQMATASQQQSAVAEDVSRQINGVAGIAQQSALSANAAASRGAELEQVCAGLRALVERFNR; via the coding sequence ATGGCTTTGCCGGTGGCGGCCGGGGCGCTGGCGGTTGCGGCTAACCAGCTGTGGCCGGGTCTGACGGGGCAGGGGCTGACGCTAGCGTTGTTCGTCTCATATGGGGTATGGGCCAATGGCGGTGTTGGCCGGCAACTGCGGCGGATCGTCAACGGCGCTGAAGGCACGTTCGCCGACCCGATAGTGGCGCTGACCTACAGCGATTTGCCTGGCGCCGCGGGGCAGCTCGAGCTGATTCTGATCGGCGAAGAGGCGCGGCTGAAAACCGCGCTGACGCGCTTGAGCGATCTGGCCGGACAAATGGCCGTGGCCGCCGGTGATGCCGGTCGGCTGTCGCGCAGCACCGAAGAGGCGCTGCTCGAACAGCGCGCCGAAACCGACCTGAGTGCCACGGCCCTGACCCAGATGGCCGCCTCCATCGCAGAAGTGGCCAATCATGTGCAACTGACCGCAGGCGAGGCGCACACCGCGCATCAGTTGGCGGAGCAGGGCAGTCAGGTGGCCGATGCCAGTGGCACGGCGATCCGTGACTTGGCCGGCACGGTGGATCAGATCAACCAGGCGGTCACCGAGCTTGCCGGGCAGACCGATAACATCGCCGAAGCGGCGGGGATGATCCGCGCCATTGCCGAACAGACCAACCTACTGGCGCTCAACGCTGCCATCGAGGCGGCGCGTGCGGGTGAACAGGGCCGAGGCTTTGCCGTGGTCGCCGACGAGGTGCGGGCACTGGCCGATAAAACCCGCCAGTCGACCTTGCATATCCAGACCATCATCGACGGCTTGCGCGGCGGTGCCGAGCAGGCTGTGGCCATTGCCAGTCGCGGTATCGCCGGTGCTGAACAGGGCGTGGCGCGGGTGCTCGAAGCGCAGCAAGCCCTCGACGGCATTCGCCAGGCGGTGCAGCGCATCAGCGACATGGGCCAGCAAATGGCCACGGCTTCGCAACAGCAGTCGGCGGTGGCTGAGGATGTCTCGCGGCAGATCAACGGCGTGGCGGGCATTGCCCAGCAGAGCGCGCTCAGTGCCAATGCCGCGGCGTCGCGCGGCGCCGAACTGGAACAGGTGTGTGCCGGGCTGCGCGCCCTGGTTGAGCGCTTCAACCGCTAA
- a CDS encoding helix-turn-helix domain-containing protein: MTMSGLGSALRRYRKLAGLTQAQLGEQSGFDPKTISRFETGTYTPSIDALQVFARVLGIKLKAFFAEPDDEEDQRAYLFGVVHNAAPKDLAKLITAVNQALAKA, from the coding sequence ATGACGATGTCAGGTCTAGGATCTGCCCTGCGTCGCTACCGCAAGCTCGCCGGATTGACACAGGCTCAGCTTGGCGAGCAAAGCGGCTTCGACCCCAAGACCATCAGTCGTTTTGAAACCGGCACCTACACCCCCAGCATTGACGCGTTGCAGGTGTTTGCCAGGGTGCTAGGGATCAAGCTCAAGGCCTTCTTCGCCGAACCGGACGACGAAGAGGATCAGCGCGCCTACCTGTTCGGTGTCGTGCACAACGCAGCGCCCAAGGACCTCGCCAAGCTGATCACCGCCGTCAATCAGGCACTGGCCAAGGCCTGA
- a CDS encoding C4-dicarboxylate transporter DctA, with amino-acid sequence MLKWCSRSIFLQVVLGLALGIACGLSFPEVSLQLKPLGDGFIKLIKMLIGLIVFCVVVSGISGAGDLKKVGRIGLKSVIYFEVLTTLALVIGLVFAFTSGIGSGANIHLDQLSTADANGLAERGQHIHGTATFLMDLIPTSVVGAFADNNILQVLLFSVLFGSALNLVGESASGISRLINELSHVIFRIMGMIVRLAPLGVFGAIAFTTSKYGLESLQHLGGLVALFYLTCAGFVLIVLGTVMRLSGLKLLPLIKYLREELTIVMGTASSDAVLPQIMRKLEHLGIGSSTVGLVIPTGYSFNLDGFSIYLTLAIVFIANATGTPLAMTDLLTILLVSLVTSKGAHGIPGSALVILAATLTAVPAIPVVGLVLVLAVDWFMGIGRALTNLIGNCVATVAIARWEKDIDLERANNVLSGKPGFAPLPRKQPNAHQQEF; translated from the coding sequence ATGCTTAAATGGTGCTCGCGTTCGATCTTCCTCCAAGTGGTGCTAGGGCTTGCCCTGGGCATTGCCTGCGGCCTCAGTTTTCCCGAAGTCTCCCTGCAGCTAAAACCCCTCGGCGACGGCTTTATCAAGCTGATCAAGATGCTCATCGGCCTGATCGTGTTCTGCGTGGTGGTCAGCGGCATCTCCGGTGCTGGCGACCTGAAGAAGGTCGGTCGGATTGGCCTTAAGTCGGTGATCTACTTCGAAGTGCTGACCACCCTTGCCCTGGTCATCGGCCTGGTGTTCGCCTTCACCTCCGGCATTGGCAGCGGTGCCAACATCCACCTCGATCAGCTGTCCACGGCCGACGCCAATGGCCTGGCCGAGCGCGGTCAGCACATCCATGGCACCGCCACCTTCCTGATGGACTTGATCCCCACCTCGGTGGTGGGCGCCTTCGCTGACAACAACATTCTGCAAGTGCTGCTGTTCTCGGTGCTGTTCGGCAGCGCGTTGAACCTGGTGGGCGAGTCGGCCTCGGGTATCTCGCGGCTGATCAACGAACTCAGCCACGTGATCTTCCGCATCATGGGCATGATCGTGCGCCTGGCGCCGCTGGGCGTGTTCGGCGCCATCGCCTTCACCACCAGCAAATATGGCCTGGAGTCGCTGCAGCACCTGGGCGGCTTGGTGGCGCTGTTCTACCTGACCTGCGCAGGCTTCGTGCTGATCGTGCTGGGCACGGTGATGCGCCTTTCCGGCCTGAAGCTGTTGCCACTGATCAAGTACCTGCGTGAAGAACTGACTATCGTCATGGGCACCGCCTCGTCCGACGCCGTGCTGCCGCAGATCATGCGCAAGCTTGAGCATCTGGGCATCGGCAGCTCGACGGTTGGCCTGGTCATCCCTACCGGTTACTCGTTCAACCTCGACGGTTTCTCCATCTACCTGACCTTGGCTATCGTGTTCATCGCCAATGCCACCGGCACGCCGCTGGCCATGACTGACCTGCTGACCATCCTGTTGGTGTCGCTGGTAACGTCCAAGGGCGCGCATGGCATCCCAGGCTCGGCGCTGGTGATTCTCGCCGCGACCCTGACTGCCGTGCCGGCGATCCCGGTGGTTGGCCTGGTGCTGGTGCTGGCGGTGGACTGGTTCATGGGTATCGGCCGGGCGCTGACCAACCTGATCGGCAACTGCGTCGCCACCGTGGCCATCGCGCGCTGGGAGAAAGACATCGACCTTGAGCGGGCCAACAACGTGCTCAGTGGCAAGCCGGGCTTCGCGCCGCTGCCGCGCAAGCAGCCCAACGCCCATCAACAGGAATTCTGA
- a CDS encoding FadR/GntR family transcriptional regulator, which yields MISSSTVVTSVVEKLRQALARGQWRTGEMLPGQRELAEQLGISRPSLREAVTVLETLGLVRSLPGKGVLVLDAEAAQPENVSDGVGTASLADVLELRYTLEPFIVGLVAQSANSQDIGQLRLTLMDMREALDAGDSEAGVGAYIAFHQALFALTTNPIFQSVVQQTGNALKQSADMLRNSPEHLAARLSENEAVVRAIRDKNSAQASAQMRRHILQEGQRMGIELNIPDEHPGP from the coding sequence ATGATCAGCTCATCGACCGTGGTCACCTCAGTGGTGGAAAAACTGCGCCAGGCGCTGGCTCGCGGCCAGTGGCGCACTGGCGAGATGCTGCCGGGCCAGCGCGAGTTGGCCGAACAACTGGGCATCAGCCGGCCCAGCCTGCGTGAAGCGGTAACCGTGCTGGAAACCCTCGGCCTGGTGCGCTCGCTGCCCGGCAAGGGAGTGCTGGTACTCGATGCCGAAGCCGCCCAGCCCGAGAACGTCAGCGATGGCGTGGGCACAGCCAGCCTGGCCGATGTACTGGAGCTGCGCTACACGCTTGAGCCATTCATCGTCGGCCTGGTCGCGCAGTCGGCCAACAGCCAGGACATCGGCCAATTGCGCCTGACCCTGATGGACATGCGCGAAGCGCTGGATGCCGGTGACAGTGAGGCCGGCGTTGGCGCCTACATCGCCTTTCACCAGGCGCTGTTCGCCCTGACCACCAACCCGATCTTCCAGAGCGTGGTGCAGCAGACCGGCAATGCCCTCAAGCAGAGCGCCGACATGCTGCGCAACTCGCCAGAACACCTGGCCGCGCGGCTAAGCGAGAACGAAGCGGTGGTGCGCGCCATCCGCGACAAGAACAGCGCCCAGGCCAGCGCCCAGATGCGTCGGCACATTCTTCAGGAAGGCCAGCGCATGGGCATCGAACTGAATATCCCGGACGAACACCCCGGGCCCTGA
- a CDS encoding GntR family transcriptional regulator yields the protein MTACAHAAPHLPALLSTGETRLSAEQIYPRLFDAILEQRLPPGSALPEQALGNAFGVSRTVIRRVLGRLSDQQVVVQRPSHTAHLAAPDPEQARQVLSARRLAETTLITLATQRARPTQIRQLRQLVERERQHHESGERCTAIRLGGEFHLKLAQMAANAPLARFLNGLVPMTSLIIARYESPCCEHCAWQEHAAIIDAVESGDGQAALALMHEHLDRLEAKLELGPHAMC from the coding sequence ATGACCGCCTGCGCCCACGCCGCCCCGCACTTGCCCGCCCTGCTCAGCACTGGCGAGACTCGCCTGTCGGCCGAGCAGATCTACCCGCGCCTGTTCGACGCCATCCTCGAACAGCGCCTGCCACCCGGCAGCGCCCTGCCCGAACAGGCCCTGGGCAACGCCTTTGGGGTTAGCCGCACGGTGATCCGGCGGGTGCTCGGGCGCTTGTCGGACCAGCAAGTGGTGGTCCAGCGCCCCAGCCACACGGCGCACCTGGCAGCCCCCGATCCAGAGCAAGCACGCCAGGTGCTCAGCGCCCGGCGGCTGGCCGAGACCACGTTGATCACCCTGGCCACCCAGCGTGCGCGGCCCACGCAGATCCGCCAGCTACGCCAGTTGGTCGAACGCGAACGCCAGCACCATGAAAGCGGTGAACGCTGCACGGCGATCCGCCTGGGCGGCGAGTTTCATCTCAAGCTTGCGCAGATGGCCGCCAACGCACCGCTGGCGCGCTTTCTCAACGGCCTGGTGCCGATGACCTCGCTGATCATCGCCCGCTACGAATCGCCCTGCTGCGAACACTGCGCCTGGCAGGAACACGCGGCGATCATCGATGCGGTGGAGAGCGGCGACGGCCAGGCGGCCCTGGCGCTGATGCATGAGCACCTGGACCGCCTGGAAGCCAAGTTGGAGCTCGGCCCGCACGCAATGTGCTGA
- a CDS encoding PACE efflux transporter, whose translation MQGLKRKLVYVTFYELIGLCMSTLGLAYLSDTQASHTGPLAVMITTVAMLWNLIYNSLFEWWESRQVKRGRSVARRIGHAIGFQLTLVVYLIPLIAWWLDMTLMEALLVDLAFIVLVPCYTFAYNWAFDRIFGLPTSAMATA comes from the coding sequence GTGCAAGGACTTAAACGCAAACTGGTCTACGTGACCTTCTATGAACTGATCGGCCTGTGCATGTCGACCCTTGGGCTCGCCTACCTGTCAGATACCCAGGCCTCGCACACCGGGCCCTTGGCGGTGATGATCACCACCGTCGCCATGCTCTGGAACCTGATCTACAACAGCCTGTTCGAATGGTGGGAGAGTCGCCAGGTCAAGCGCGGGCGCAGCGTGGCCCGGCGGATTGGCCATGCCATTGGTTTTCAGCTAACGCTGGTGGTGTATTTGATCCCGCTGATTGCCTGGTGGCTGGACATGACCCTGATGGAGGCGTTGCTGGTGGACCTGGCGTTCATCGTGCTGGTGCCGTGCTACACCTTTGCCTACAACTGGGCGTTCGATCGGATCTTTGGCTTGCCGACGTCAGCTATGGCCACGGCTTGA
- a CDS encoding LysR family transcriptional regulator: MNFSSDTIQVFLAVLDRGSFSAAARALKRVPSAVSMAIGNLEAELGYALFERGSREARPTAQAKALEPHARLIAEQLGLLQVHSLELSQGLESSLAIAVVPDIDHRPLLRAIASLAERYPLLDIELLSAPQEEALQLLDSGRVSLCLAFAGLQVDPRRSFQHIASESLVATLSPHHPALLSGRIRYLEDLVNVRQILVCSSELPLADPRSLIGASHWRSNSLDLALQMVEAGLGWGDFPLSRVAPLIAAGRLVRLDFHNTQNALELPVHAFWGKQQPLRQGARTLVERLAQPSVEIA; encoded by the coding sequence ATGAATTTTTCCAGCGATACCATTCAGGTGTTTCTCGCAGTACTCGACCGCGGCTCATTCTCGGCAGCGGCGCGAGCGCTCAAGCGGGTGCCTTCGGCGGTGAGCATGGCCATCGGCAACCTCGAAGCGGAGCTTGGCTATGCGCTGTTCGAGCGCGGTTCACGCGAGGCCCGGCCCACTGCCCAGGCCAAGGCACTGGAGCCCCATGCCCGGCTGATCGCCGAGCAGCTGGGGTTGCTGCAAGTGCATTCCTTGGAATTGTCCCAGGGATTGGAAAGCAGCCTGGCCATTGCCGTGGTGCCAGACATCGATCACCGCCCCCTGTTACGCGCCATTGCCAGCCTGGCCGAGCGCTACCCATTGCTCGACATCGAGCTGCTCAGCGCCCCGCAGGAGGAGGCCTTGCAACTGCTCGACAGCGGTCGGGTCAGCCTGTGCCTGGCCTTTGCCGGGCTGCAGGTCGATCCACGCCGCAGTTTTCAGCACATCGCCAGCGAGTCGTTGGTCGCAACACTTTCACCTCACCATCCGGCGCTACTTAGCGGGCGCATTCGCTACCTGGAGGACCTGGTCAACGTGCGGCAGATCCTGGTCTGTAGCAGTGAGCTCCCTCTGGCCGACCCGCGCTCGCTGATCGGCGCCAGTCATTGGCGCAGCAACAGCCTGGACCTGGCCTTGCAGATGGTCGAAGCCGGGCTTGGCTGGGGCGATTTTCCCTTGTCACGGGTAGCGCCATTGATAGCTGCCGGGCGGTTGGTGCGGCTGGATTTTCATAACACGCAAAACGCCCTGGAGTTGCCGGTGCATGCGTTCTGGGGCAAGCAGCAGCCGTTGCGCCAAGGTGCGCGGACTCTGGTTGAACGGTTGGCACAGCCGTCCGTCGAAATCGCATGA